A DNA window from Nerophis ophidion isolate RoL-2023_Sa linkage group LG13, RoL_Noph_v1.0, whole genome shotgun sequence contains the following coding sequences:
- the sdhdb gene encoding succinate dehydrogenase [ubiquinone] cytochrome b small subunit B, mitochondrial, whose product MAAVFRLTSVCRKGVPPLFFRSALLARPLVVPHKQQEQTYLLTARIHASQTLKASSGSQAASLHWTAERVLSILLLAMGPVAYFHPCPAIDYSLAAALTLHGHWGLGQVLTDYVHGDTKVKVANTALFLLSTVTFAGLCYFNYNDVGICKAIALLWSK is encoded by the exons ATGGCGGCTGTCTTCAGGCTAACTTCTGTTTGTCGTAAAGGAGTTCCAC CTCTTTTCTTCCGAAGTGCTTTGCTGGCAAGGCCGTTGGTTGTACCGCACAAACAACAGGAGCAGACATACCTTCTAACTGCAAGGATTCATGCATCTCAAACTTTGAAAG CAAGTTCTGGCTCTCAAGCCGCCTCTCTGCATTGGACAGCTGAGCGAGTGCTGAGCATCCTGCTCCTGGCCATGGGGCCTGTGGCCTATTTTCACCCCTGTCCTGCTATAGATTATTCTCTGGCTGCTGCACTCACCCTCCATGGACACTG GGGCCTCGGGCAGGTGTTGACAGATTATGTCCACGGAGACACCAAAGTCAAGGTCGCCAACACAGCTCTCTTCCTCCTGTCGACGGTCACTTTTGCTGGCCTTTGTTACTTCAACTACAACGACGTGGGCATCTGCAAAGCTATCGCATTGCTTTGGAGCAAATAA
- the timm8b gene encoding mitochondrial import inner membrane translocase subunit Tim8 B yields MDSFDNFSASEKAEATELQRLIAVEQQKAQFQAQVHTFTDVCWDKCVQSPGSKLDNRTEMCLVNCVERFIDTTLSITNRFSQMVQKGTH; encoded by the exons ATGGACAGTTTTGATAACTTCAGTGCGTCGGAAAAAGCAGAAGCTACAGAACTCCAGCGATTGATTGCAGTCGAACAACAAAAGGCTCAGTTCCAAGCTCAG GTACACACCTTCACTGATGTCTGTTGGGACAAGTGCGTGCAGAGCCCCGGATCGAAGTTGGACAACCGGACAGAGATGTGCCTTGTGAACTGTGTGGAGCGATTCATTGACACAACCTTGAGCATCACCAACCGCTTCAGTCAGATGGTGCAGAAAGGCACTCATTAA